A stretch of the Candidatus Cetobacterium colombiensis genome encodes the following:
- a CDS encoding peptidase U32 family protein encodes MKRAELLAPAGNMEKLKMAFHYGADAVFLGGKMFNLRAGSHNFNDEELKEAVEYAHSMEKRVYVALNIIPHNNELELLPDYVKYLEEIGVDGVIVADLGVFQVVKENTNLNISVSTQASNTNWRSVKMWKDLGAKRVVLAREISLDNIAEIRAKVPDIELEVFVHGAMCMSVSGRCLLSNYMTGRDANRGDCAQSCRWKYNLVEETRPNEYMPVYEDERGTYIFNSKDLCTIEIIDKILDLGVDSLKIEGRMKGIYYVSNAVKVYKDAINKYYSGNYEYDPTWMEEIQSTSNRSYTQGFYHGQPGAEANNYNDRNSYSQTHQLVAKIEEKIGENEYVLGIRNRVLTGESLEVITTSGKPREIIMPKMTLITKAGEEEAEAANPNSVVRVILEGGFEPMDMIRRVKTQD; translated from the coding sequence ATGAAAAGAGCAGAATTATTAGCTCCAGCGGGAAATATGGAAAAGTTAAAAATGGCTTTCCATTATGGAGCTGACGCAGTATTTTTAGGTGGAAAAATGTTTAACCTAAGAGCTGGAAGTCATAACTTTAATGATGAAGAATTAAAAGAAGCAGTAGAATATGCACATTCAATGGAGAAAAGAGTATATGTTGCTTTAAACATAATTCCTCATAATAATGAATTAGAATTGTTACCAGATTATGTAAAGTACTTAGAAGAAATAGGAGTAGATGGTGTTATTGTAGCAGACTTAGGAGTGTTCCAAGTTGTAAAAGAAAATACTAACTTAAATATAAGTGTAAGTACTCAAGCAAGTAATACAAACTGGCGTTCAGTAAAAATGTGGAAAGATTTAGGTGCAAAAAGAGTAGTTTTAGCAAGAGAGATATCTTTAGATAATATTGCTGAAATTAGAGCTAAAGTTCCTGATATAGAATTAGAAGTATTTGTTCACGGAGCTATGTGTATGTCTGTTTCTGGAAGATGTCTATTAAGTAACTATATGACGGGTAGAGATGCAAATAGAGGAGATTGTGCACAATCTTGTAGATGGAAGTATAATTTAGTTGAAGAAACAAGACCAAATGAGTATATGCCTGTTTATGAAGATGAAAGGGGAACATATATATTTAACTCAAAAGATCTTTGTACAATAGAGATTATAGATAAGATATTAGATTTAGGAGTGGACTCTTTAAAAATTGAAGGAAGAATGAAAGGTATTTATTATGTTTCTAATGCAGTAAAAGTGTATAAAGATGCAATAAATAAATATTATTCTGGAAATTATGAGTATGATCCAACATGGATGGAAGAAATTCAGTCAACATCAAACAGATCATATACTCAAGGATTCTATCATGGACAGCCTGGAGCAGAGGCAAATAACTATAATGATAGAAATTCATATAGCCAAACACATCAATTGGTAGCTAAAATCGAGGAAAAAATTGGTGAAAATGAGTATGTTTTAGGTATTAGAAATAGAGTATTAACTGGTGAATCTTTAGAAGTTATAACTACTTCAGGAAAACCAAGAGAAATCATAATGCCAAAAATGACTTTAATAACTAAAGCAGGAGAAGAAGAAGCTGAAGCAGCAAATCCAAATTCTGTAGTTAGAGTTATTTTAGAGGGTGGTTTTGAACCAATGGATATGATTAGAAGAGTAAAAACTCAAGACTAA
- a CDS encoding peptidylprolyl isomerase codes for MKRIIKLLSLVVVFAVMVGCSSTSKTQAVKYNDIRATFVTTQGDISFYLYPEASPITVANFINLAKRGFYDNTKIHRAVENFVVQGGDPTGRGDGGPGYAIPDEFSKWLDFYQPGMLAMANTGPETGGSQFFFTLYPADWLNNKHTIFGEYIDEKDFNNIKKLEVGDVIKEIKFTGDVDLFLSLHKAQVEKWNVVLDEKFPNLKKYPIKDKSEFSGEVQDYYDELQRIYTKKDEKSQDEKEWFIPRFIRATEKKIKEAKNN; via the coding sequence ATGAAAAGAATCATTAAATTACTATCTTTAGTAGTTGTATTCGCCGTTATGGTTGGATGTTCATCTACTAGCAAAACTCAAGCTGTAAAATATAACGATATTAGAGCTACTTTTGTAACAACTCAAGGTGACATTAGTTTCTACCTATATCCTGAAGCATCACCTATTACTGTAGCTAATTTTATAAATCTTGCTAAAAGAGGATTCTATGATAATACAAAAATTCATAGAGCAGTTGAGAATTTCGTAGTTCAAGGAGGAGACCCTACTGGAAGAGGTGACGGTGGCCCTGGATATGCTATACCTGATGAATTTTCTAAATGGTTAGATTTCTACCAACCTGGAATGCTTGCTATGGCTAATACAGGACCTGAAACAGGTGGATCACAATTTTTCTTCACTCTTTATCCTGCTGATTGGCTAAATAATAAACATACTATTTTTGGTGAATATATTGATGAAAAAGATTTCAACAACATTAAGAAATTAGAAGTTGGAGATGTAATTAAAGAGATTAAATTTACAGGAGATGTTGATTTATTCTTGTCTCTTCATAAAGCACAAGTTGAAAAATGGAATGTTGTGTTAGATGAAAAATTCCCAAATCTAAAAAAATATCCAATTAAAGATAAAAGTGAATTTAGTGGAGAAGTTCAAGATTATTATGACGAACTTCAAAGAATATACACTAAAAAAGATGAAAAGTCTCAAGATGAAAAAGAATGGTTTATACCTAGATTTATAAGAGCAACTGAGAAAAAAATTAAAGAAGCTAAAAATAACTAA
- a CDS encoding ABC transporter permease codes for MNKRRTSLFFFILSMIFFYLPLLILVIYSFNEGRSSTWQGFSMKWYKELFLYSDNIWKAFKYSLIIGILSSLTSTLIGTLGAIGIHWYHFKHKNYLKVITFLPLVIPDIILGVSLLIMFATIKLELGLTSIFIAHTTFNIPFVLFIVLSRLGEFDYSIVEAAYDLGANEFQTLKKVILPMLTPAIVSGFLMALTLSFDDFVTTFFVAGPGSSTLPLRIYSMIRLGVSPVVNALSVLLIVLSIAFTLSTKSLQKYFVK; via the coding sequence ATGAATAAAAGAAGAACTTCTTTATTTTTCTTTATTCTTTCTATGATATTCTTTTATTTACCACTGCTAATTCTTGTAATCTATTCATTTAACGAAGGAAGATCAAGTACTTGGCAAGGTTTTTCTATGAAATGGTATAAAGAATTATTTTTATACTCTGATAATATATGGAAAGCTTTTAAATATAGTTTAATAATTGGTATTTTATCTAGTTTAACTTCTACTTTAATCGGTACTTTAGGAGCTATTGGAATTCATTGGTATCATTTTAAACATAAAAATTATTTAAAAGTTATAACTTTTTTACCTTTAGTTATTCCAGATATAATTTTAGGAGTATCTCTTTTAATTATGTTTGCTACAATTAAATTAGAATTAGGACTGACAAGTATCTTTATTGCTCATACTACTTTTAATATACCGTTTGTTTTATTTATCGTTTTATCTAGACTTGGTGAATTTGATTATTCTATTGTTGAAGCTGCATATGATTTAGGAGCTAATGAATTCCAAACATTAAAAAAGGTTATTCTTCCAATGCTTACACCTGCTATTGTTTCAGGATTTTTAATGGCCTTAACTCTATCATTTGATGACTTTGTTACAACATTCTTTGTAGCAGGTCCTGGATCTTCAACTTTACCACTTAGAATATACTCAATGATTAGACTTGGTGTTTCGCCAGTAGTCAATGCATTATCTGTATTATTAATTGTTTTATCTATAGCTTTCACTTTATCTACAAAAAGTTTACAAAAGTACTTTGTAAAATAA
- a CDS encoding ABC transporter permease, which translates to MKKISSGSFYSIPLTLWMSVFFVIPMLIVLSYAFLTKGTYGGVQMIFTLKNFNVFFEPVFLKILFRTIYISVAVTIITVILAVPTAYFIARSRFKQELLILVIIPFWTNFLIRIYSWISILGSNGFLNTFLMKLGIIETPLKLLYNTGSVILITVYTSLPFAILPLYAIIEKFDFSLVEAARDLGATNSQAFRKVFLPNIKSGITTAILFTFIPAMGSYAIPKLVGGTQATMLGNIIAQHLTVTRNWPLASAISAMLILVTSVALLLFMRAEKKSKEVSDE; encoded by the coding sequence TTGAAAAAAATATCTTCTGGAAGCTTTTATAGTATTCCACTAACTCTTTGGATGTCTGTATTTTTTGTTATTCCAATGCTTATTGTTTTAAGTTATGCTTTTTTAACAAAGGGAACTTATGGCGGAGTTCAAATGATTTTTACTTTGAAAAATTTCAATGTATTTTTTGAACCTGTTTTTTTGAAAATATTATTTAGAACAATATATATATCAGTGGCTGTAACAATTATAACTGTTATATTAGCTGTTCCTACAGCTTATTTCATAGCTAGATCTAGATTTAAACAAGAACTTCTTATCCTAGTTATAATTCCATTTTGGACTAATTTTCTAATTAGAATATATTCTTGGATATCTATTTTAGGTTCTAATGGTTTCTTAAATACTTTCTTAATGAAATTAGGAATTATTGAAACTCCATTAAAATTACTTTATAATACTGGTTCAGTTATTTTAATAACAGTTTATACAAGTTTACCATTTGCTATATTACCTCTTTATGCAATTATTGAAAAATTTGATTTTTCTTTAGTTGAAGCTGCTAGAGACTTGGGAGCAACTAATAGTCAAGCTTTTAGAAAAGTTTTTTTACCTAATATAAAATCAGGTATTACGACGGCTATTTTATTCACATTTATCCCTGCTATGGGATCATATGCAATTCCTAAGCTTGTTGGTGGAACTCAAGCAACTATGCTTGGAAATATTATTGCACAGCATTTAACAGTAACTAGAAACTGGCCTTTAGCCTCTGCTATATCTGCTATGCTTATATTAGTTACATCTGTGGCTCTACTTTTATTTATGAGAGCTGAAAAAAAATCTAAGGAGGTAAGTGATGAATAA
- a CDS encoding ABC transporter ATP-binding protein, which yields MKKTDIKIVDIKKNFDGVDVLKNINLEIKDGEFFSILGPSGCGKTTLLRMIAGFLTPDSGAIYLGDENIVDLAPNKRNVNTIFQKYALFPHLSVYENVAFPLRLKKVDEKTIDAEVKKFIELVDLKEHMYKKPNQLSGGQQQRVSIARALINKPGVLLLDEPLSALDAKLRQNLLIELDNIHDEVGITFIFITHDQQEALSISDRIAVMNKGEVLQVGTPAEVYEAPADSFVADFIGENNFFEGVVTEIFDETYGKIKSDSLGELTFELDKSVKVGDKIRVSIRPEKIRVSKHIPTGLSSKHNVLKVYVDELIYSGFQSKYFVWVNGDKNILFKAFKQHAVYFDEEDNDTIHWDEDAYISWHADDSFLVEVI from the coding sequence TTGAAAAAAACAGATATTAAAATTGTCGATATCAAGAAAAATTTCGACGGAGTTGATGTTTTGAAAAATATTAACTTAGAAATTAAAGATGGAGAGTTTTTTTCTATTTTGGGTCCATCTGGATGTGGTAAGACTACTCTTTTAAGAATGATTGCAGGATTTTTAACTCCTGATAGTGGTGCAATTTATTTAGGAGATGAGAATATAGTTGATTTAGCCCCAAATAAAAGGAACGTTAATACAATCTTTCAAAAATATGCATTATTTCCTCACTTAAGCGTCTATGAGAATGTTGCTTTTCCTCTTAGACTAAAAAAAGTTGATGAGAAAACTATCGATGCTGAAGTTAAAAAATTCATTGAACTTGTTGATTTAAAAGAACATATGTATAAAAAACCAAATCAACTTTCTGGTGGACAGCAGCAAAGAGTTTCAATTGCAAGAGCTTTAATCAATAAACCTGGTGTTCTATTGCTTGATGAACCACTATCAGCATTAGATGCAAAGTTAAGACAAAATTTATTAATTGAGCTTGATAATATCCACGATGAAGTTGGAATTACATTTATTTTTATAACTCATGACCAACAAGAAGCTTTATCAATATCTGATAGAATAGCTGTTATGAATAAAGGAGAGGTTTTACAAGTAGGAACTCCTGCTGAAGTTTATGAAGCTCCTGCTGATTCATTTGTAGCTGACTTTATTGGTGAAAATAATTTCTTTGAAGGAGTTGTTACAGAGATATTTGATGAAACATATGGTAAGATTAAAAGTGATTCTTTAGGAGAATTAACTTTTGAACTAGATAAATCTGTTAAGGTTGGAGATAAAATTAGAGTTTCAATTAGACCTGAAAAAATAAGAGTTTCTAAACATATTCCTACTGGACTTTCAAGCAAACACAATGTTCTTAAAGTTTATGTTGATGAGCTTATCTACTCTGGATTTCAAAGTAAATATTTTGTTTGGGTTAATGGAGACAAAAATATTTTATTTAAAGCTTTTAAACAGCATGCTGTTTATTTTGATGAAGAAGATAATGATACAATACACTGGGATGAAGATGCCTATATTTCTTGGCATGCTGATGATAGCTTCTTAGTTGAGGTGATATAA
- the hpf gene encoding ribosome hibernation-promoting factor, HPF/YfiA family, protein MRINYNTNGDLVITDAIKNHCEKNFSKLKKFFDNILTVNVTLSATKSKTGPLQRVDARVHVNGTVIKGVYTDDDLYNAIDRVTEILAKQIKKHKEKLRDNNHSLPNIPVAKKITFESSDNSITVQSTKKIESITVNPRPMDVEEAILQLEALNKDFYVFTNSETGDMNIVYKKRNGDYGHVEPAHF, encoded by the coding sequence ATGAGAATAAACTATAATACTAACGGAGATCTTGTTATTACCGATGCTATCAAAAATCATTGCGAAAAGAATTTTTCTAAGTTAAAAAAGTTTTTTGATAACATATTAACAGTAAACGTTACGTTGTCAGCTACAAAATCAAAAACAGGACCTCTACAAAGAGTTGATGCCAGAGTTCACGTAAACGGAACTGTTATTAAGGGTGTTTATACAGATGACGACCTTTATAATGCAATAGATCGTGTAACTGAAATTTTAGCAAAACAAATCAAAAAGCATAAAGAAAAATTAAGAGATAACAATCATTCTCTTCCTAATATTCCAGTTGCTAAGAAAATTACTTTTGAGTCTTCTGATAACTCTATAACTGTTCAATCTACTAAAAAGATTGAAAGTATAACTGTTAATCCTAGACCTATGGATGTTGAAGAAGCTATATTACAATTAGAAGCTTTAAACAAAGACTTTTATGTCTTTACAAACTCTGAAACTGGTGATATGAACATCGTTTATAAAAAAAGAAACGGAGATTATGGTCATGTAGAGCCTGCTCATTTCTAA
- a CDS encoding ABC transporter ATP-binding protein → MTKNIILELKDICKNYSTKTETLEIIKNLNLKIEEGEFISILGQSGSGKTTLLNLIGLLDSPTSGNIYIDDENISVNSSNIDLVRNQKIGFVFQFHYLLPEFTALENVMIPALTQDYSKKAEIQKRALELLKEVGVDHRANHKPTELSGGEKQRVAIARALINNPKILLLDEPTGNLDNETSEKIFNIFKQINKEKRQTIITVTHSRELADISNKKLFLKKGILSE, encoded by the coding sequence ATGACTAAAAATATCATACTTGAACTTAAAGATATTTGTAAAAATTATTCAACCAAAACTGAAACTTTAGAAATAATAAAAAATTTAAATTTAAAAATTGAAGAGGGAGAATTTATATCGATTCTTGGCCAGTCTGGTTCTGGAAAAACAACTCTTTTAAATTTAATTGGACTTTTAGATTCACCAACATCTGGAAATATTTATATTGATGATGAAAACATTTCTGTTAATAGTTCTAATATTGATTTAGTTAGAAATCAAAAAATCGGTTTTGTTTTTCAATTTCACTATCTTTTGCCAGAATTTACAGCTCTTGAAAATGTTATGATTCCAGCTTTAACACAAGATTATTCTAAAAAAGCTGAAATCCAAAAAAGGGCACTTGAGCTTTTAAAAGAAGTTGGCGTTGATCATAGAGCTAATCATAAACCTACAGAACTTTCTGGTGGAGAAAAACAAAGGGTAGCAATTGCTAGAGCTTTAATAAACAATCCCAAAATTTTACTACTTGATGAACCGACAGGAAATTTAGACAATGAAACTAGTGAGAAAATTTTTAATATTTTCAAACAAATTAATAAAGAAAAACGTCAAACAATTATAACAGTAACACATTCAAGAGAGCTTGCTGATATATCTAATAAAAAATTATTCTTAAAAAAAGGAATTCTTTCAGAATAA
- a CDS encoding ABC transporter permease produces MLFEFFIAKKHILEHKKQSFIGIIGIAIGIIVLTVSIGISNGLNKNMIDSILSLSSHVTIIGNENLTDYDKLEKVFKAYPEVKGVIPKVSSQGIVKYNGILGTYVSGVKLDGLDLEKAIPALNLQNKIKRGSVDLNNKKGILIGEELFNRMGANIGDPINIISANNKELQLEIMGTFQSGYYDYDLSMLILPLKTAQYITERDGTLSSIDLILKNPYDSEKVSGKIYTDTGLYNRTWGSLNQNLLKALTLEKTVMIIGFSLIVIIAGFVVWVILNTMVREKIRYIGIMRSIGISHASIIKIFLIQGIILGLSGIIFGTVISLFLLWYIKTYSLPGVSSIYYLTKVPIELSLNELLTIIGANTLLIFLSSVFPAYRAGKLKIVEALRHD; encoded by the coding sequence ATGTTATTTGAATTTTTTATAGCTAAAAAACATATATTAGAACATAAAAAACAAAGTTTTATTGGAATTATTGGTATTGCTATTGGGATTATAGTTCTTACTGTATCTATTGGAATATCTAATGGATTAAATAAAAACATGATAGATAGTATTCTTTCTTTATCTAGTCATGTTACTATAATTGGAAATGAAAATCTTACAGATTATGATAAATTAGAAAAAGTTTTTAAAGCCTATCCTGAAGTAAAAGGAGTTATTCCTAAAGTTTCTAGCCAAGGAATAGTTAAATACAATGGAATTTTAGGAACTTACGTTTCTGGAGTTAAACTGGATGGTCTTGATTTAGAGAAAGCTATACCTGCTTTAAATTTACAAAATAAAATTAAAAGAGGAAGTGTTGACTTAAATAATAAAAAAGGTATTCTTATTGGAGAAGAACTTTTTAATAGAATGGGAGCGAATATCGGTGACCCCATTAATATAATTTCAGCTAACAATAAAGAGTTACAGCTTGAAATTATGGGAACTTTTCAAAGTGGATATTATGATTATGATCTATCAATGTTAATTTTACCACTTAAAACTGCTCAATATATAACAGAAAGAGATGGAACTCTTAGTTCTATTGATTTAATTTTAAAAAACCCTTATGATTCTGAAAAAGTTTCTGGAAAAATATATACTGATACTGGCCTTTACAATAGAACTTGGGGAAGTTTAAATCAAAATCTTTTAAAAGCTCTTACACTAGAAAAAACTGTTATGATTATAGGTTTTTCATTGATAGTTATAATCGCCGGTTTTGTAGTATGGGTTATTTTAAATACAATGGTTAGAGAAAAAATAAGATATATTGGAATAATGAGATCTATTGGTATATCACATGCCTCTATTATTAAGATTTTTTTAATTCAAGGAATAATTCTTGGCTTATCTGGAATCATCTTTGGTACAGTTATATCTTTATTTTTACTTTGGTATATAAAAACTTATTCTTTACCTGGAGTTTCTTCTATATACTATTTAACAAAAGTTCCAATTGAATTATCTTTAAATGAATTACTTACTATCATTGGAGCTAATACTTTACTTATATTCTTATCTAGTGTATTCCCTGCATATAGAGCTGGAAAATTAAAAATCGTGGAGGCCTTAAGACATGACTAA
- the recQ gene encoding DNA helicase RecQ has product MKTKAKELLKTIYGYDKFRKGQEIIINHILSKRDTLGVMSTGGGKSICYQIPALIYSDLTIVISPLISLMKDQVDSLKYLGIRAGFLNSTLSKDEYIKLIQGIKNKSIKILYIAPERLTNENFINFIKGVRLSLIAVDEAHCISQWGHDFRKSYLEIPNFLNKINQRPQLLALTATATSKVRQDIIDKLNLHNPLTSVDGFDRDNISFKVEKGVVSEAFISEYLKRNSKKSGIIYAATRKEVDNLYSYLLLKGFKVGKYHAGLDEKERTEFQDKFLKDDIKVMIATNAFGMGIDKSNVRFVIHRNIPKDLESYYQEAGRAGRDGAPAEAILLFFEEDVSTQEFLIEQNEESSKELKNTKRKKLDQMVDYAYLESCYREYILKYFGDKRIKNYCGNCGNCKNFKDVKSFTLDAQKVFSCIGRTKESIGISTLTNILMGKIDTKIERKEYFKLSTFGIMSSHTRESLEEFIYYLISENYLEQSAGSFPTLKLTSKAFDVLKNLKAVFRKINESVTFDYFEDPLFETLNTLRKEIAQKENVPPYIIFSDLTLMEMAEKKPQNRWEMLKIRGIGNQKFKNYGDLFLKTINKLSPQEIDMLHIDNIIDEKYLGEKQLLDLKKALNIEVATYELKEILIKTLFTN; this is encoded by the coding sequence ATGAAAACAAAAGCAAAAGAGTTATTAAAAACTATTTATGGATATGATAAGTTTAGAAAAGGTCAAGAAATAATTATTAACCATATTTTATCTAAAAGAGATACTTTAGGTGTTATGTCAACTGGTGGTGGAAAATCTATTTGTTATCAAATTCCTGCGTTAATTTATTCTGATTTAACAATTGTTATCTCTCCACTTATCTCTTTAATGAAAGATCAAGTTGATTCGTTAAAGTATTTAGGTATTAGAGCTGGCTTTTTAAATTCAACTTTAAGTAAAGATGAATATATTAAATTAATTCAAGGAATAAAAAATAAAAGCATAAAAATTCTTTATATTGCACCCGAAAGATTAACAAATGAAAATTTTATAAATTTTATAAAAGGTGTTCGTCTTTCTTTAATTGCCGTTGATGAAGCACATTGTATATCTCAATGGGGACACGATTTTAGAAAAAGTTATTTAGAAATTCCAAATTTTTTAAATAAAATTAACCAACGTCCCCAACTTTTAGCTCTCACTGCAACTGCTACAAGTAAAGTTAGACAAGATATTATTGATAAACTTAATCTACATAATCCTCTTACATCTGTTGATGGTTTTGATAGAGATAATATATCATTTAAAGTTGAAAAAGGCGTTGTATCAGAAGCTTTTATTTCTGAATATTTAAAAAGAAATTCTAAAAAATCTGGAATTATATATGCTGCAACTAGAAAAGAAGTAGATAATCTTTATAGTTATCTTCTTCTTAAAGGATTTAAGGTTGGAAAATATCATGCTGGTCTAGATGAAAAAGAACGTACAGAGTTTCAAGATAAATTTTTAAAAGACGATATTAAAGTTATGATTGCTACTAACGCTTTTGGAATGGGAATCGATAAATCAAATGTTAGATTTGTTATACATAGAAATATCCCAAAAGATTTAGAAAGTTATTACCAAGAAGCTGGTAGAGCTGGTAGAGACGGCGCTCCTGCTGAAGCTATCTTACTTTTTTTCGAAGAAGATGTTTCCACTCAAGAGTTTTTAATTGAGCAAAATGAAGAAAGTTCTAAAGAATTAAAAAATACTAAAAGAAAAAAATTAGATCAAATGGTTGACTATGCTTATTTAGAAAGCTGTTATAGAGAATACATTCTCAAATATTTTGGAGATAAAAGAATAAAAAATTACTGTGGAAATTGTGGAAACTGTAAAAACTTTAAAGATGTTAAATCTTTTACCCTTGATGCACAAAAGGTTTTTTCATGTATTGGTCGTACTAAAGAAAGTATTGGTATATCAACTCTTACAAATATTTTAATGGGAAAAATTGATACTAAAATTGAAAGAAAAGAATATTTTAAACTTTCTACATTTGGTATTATGTCTTCTCATACTAGGGAATCTCTTGAAGAATTTATTTATTATTTAATCTCTGAAAATTATTTAGAACAAAGTGCTGGAAGTTTTCCAACATTGAAATTAACATCAAAAGCTTTTGACGTTTTAAAAAATCTAAAAGCTGTTTTTAGAAAAATTAATGAATCTGTTACATTTGACTATTTTGAAGACCCTCTTTTTGAGACCCTTAATACCTTAAGAAAAGAGATTGCGCAAAAAGAAAATGTTCCTCCTTATATTATATTTTCTGATTTAACTCTTATGGAGATGGCTGAAAAGAAGCCTCAAAATCGTTGGGAAATGTTAAAAATTAGGGGAATAGGAAATCAAAAATTCAAAAATTATGGTGATTTATTTTTAAAAACTATAAACAAACTATCTCCTCAAGAAATAGATATGCTTCATATTGATAATATAATTGATGAAAAATATCTAGGAGAAAAACAACTATTAGATTTAAAAAAAGCTTTAAACATTGAAGTAGCAACTTATGAATTAAAAGAGATTTTAATAAAAACTCTTTTTACTAATTAA
- the mnmH gene encoding tRNA 2-selenouridine(34) synthase MnmH, whose translation MILINYEDLLKEKNYTLIDVRTPKEFKEEPIPGAINIPLLLDEERVDVGTAYKQVSPEKAKELGVEAIAKRLPEIFREVQKHAKGRLAFYCARGGMRSGSMAALFSALGYTTWKLEGGYRAYRQYILENISLYNKDVKYYILHGKTGIGKTKILQQLEKKGYSVLDLEKIAHHKGSFFGGVCEKEEQSQKKFDSLIFDYFYKNKPEYVIAESESKRIGNVYVPEDIFQSLKNGVHLSLDTTIKHRVDIIREDYAGATIEELQNCLDKVSRYIGNGKYKEYTNMLKENKIDELSEVLMVDYYDPLYQKSIETYIYDSEIFYETLDEGIEKVVRYLNEKGIFGKEVAE comes from the coding sequence ATGATTTTAATAAACTATGAGGATTTGTTAAAGGAAAAAAATTATACTTTAATAGATGTAAGAACACCGAAAGAATTTAAAGAAGAACCAATTCCTGGGGCTATTAACATACCATTACTTTTAGATGAAGAGAGGGTAGATGTAGGAACTGCATATAAGCAAGTTTCTCCAGAAAAAGCTAAAGAGTTAGGTGTAGAGGCAATTGCTAAAAGATTACCAGAAATATTTAGAGAGGTTCAGAAGCATGCAAAAGGTAGATTAGCTTTTTATTGCGCTCGTGGAGGAATGAGAAGTGGTTCTATGGCAGCATTATTTAGTGCTTTAGGATATACAACATGGAAATTAGAAGGCGGATATAGAGCATATAGACAATATATACTAGAAAATATAAGTTTATATAATAAAGATGTAAAGTATTATATTTTACATGGAAAAACTGGAATAGGAAAAACAAAAATATTGCAGCAATTGGAAAAAAAAGGTTACTCAGTTTTAGATTTAGAAAAAATAGCACATCATAAAGGATCGTTTTTTGGTGGTGTGTGTGAAAAAGAGGAACAAAGTCAAAAGAAATTTGATTCGTTGATATTTGATTATTTTTATAAAAATAAACCTGAATATGTTATAGCAGAAAGTGAAAGTAAAAGAATAGGAAATGTTTATGTACCAGAGGATATATTTCAATCTTTAAAAAATGGAGTACATTTATCATTAGATACAACGATAAAACATAGAGTTGATATAATAAGAGAAGATTATGCAGGAGCTACAATAGAAGAGTTACAAAATTGTTTAGATAAAGTTTCAAGATACATAGGAAATGGAAAGTATAAAGAGTATACAAATATGTTGAAAGAAAATAAAATCGATGAATTATCTGAAGTTCTTATGGTAGATTATTATGATCCTCTTTATCAAAAAAGTATAGAAACATATATTTATGATTCAGAGATTTTCTATGAGACTCTAGATGAAGGTATAGAGAAAGTGGTGAGATATCTAAATGAAAAAGGTATTTTTGGAAAAGAGGTCGCTGAATAA
- a CDS encoding xanthine phosphoribosyltransferase, translating into MKLLKEYIEKYGSVTDSSILKVDSFINHQIDPVLMIEIGEELKKRFEGKNINKILTIEASGIAIGIAAAYAFKVPMVFAKKKKPSTMGDSFNANVHSFTKKTDYNITVSKEFLSPEDNILVVDDFLAMGNAIIGLKNIIEQAGANLQGVGIVIEKGFQPGGTILKEQGIHLESLAVIESLENNEITLR; encoded by the coding sequence ATGAAATTATTAAAAGAATATATTGAGAAATATGGATCTGTTACAGACAGCTCTATTTTAAAGGTTGATAGTTTTATCAATCACCAAATTGATCCTGTTTTAATGATTGAAATTGGAGAAGAGTTAAAAAAACGTTTTGAAGGAAAAAATATAAACAAAATTCTTACTATTGAAGCTTCTGGAATTGCTATTGGAATTGCTGCTGCTTATGCATTTAAAGTTCCTATGGTTTTTGCTAAAAAGAAAAAACCATCTACAATGGGAGATTCATTCAATGCGAATGTTCATTCATTTACAAAAAAAACTGATTATAATATTACTGTTTCTAAAGAATTTTTATCTCCTGAAGATAATATTTTAGTTGTAGATGATTTCTTAGCTATGGGAAATGCCATTATCGGCTTAAAAAATATAATTGAACAAGCTGGAGCTAATTTACAGGGAGTTGGAATTGTTATTGAAAAAGGATTTCAACCAGGTGGAACTATATTAAAAGAGCAAGGAATCCATCTTGAATCCCTTGCTGTTATTGAATCTTTAGAAAATAATGAAATTACATTAAGATAG